The Malus sylvestris chromosome 3, drMalSylv7.2, whole genome shotgun sequence genomic sequence TTAAGGTAAAGCCCAGAATTATCATACTTCACTACTACTTAACCAAACAGAAAGCTTGACAAACCAGTTAAGAAAATGGTACATATATTTTTCTGAAATGAAACAGAAATTGATTAGTTCAAAAATCAAGTACAAAGTGCGGGTGAGAAATCTTGTAGGACCACCACCAAATTACGAATTTACAATAACAAAAAGAAGGGCAAACATTCTAATCTAACAACCCTGCCTCATCACTCTCTCTTCCTAGTGAAGCAATTTTCAGCAGCTGTATCATTCCATGATCCAAGGTAAGTGGTAGCAAACCATATGCTCATTTACTTTCATGAGTGTTACTGTTATGACCGCAGATGCACTTAACATAGTGAACCAACACCATAACAGGGACATAATCTCAGCAATGCAtgcaagttaaaaaaaaaattaaaatacctAAGATATCGCCCAGGAAGACcataatttacttttttttttccccaagaaaagacccaaaaataaaatgataaaacgcTTCAATGATGCTGGCTTATTCATGTAAGCTGACCCTTTCGGAAAAAAGTCACCCTTAATAAtcaatatgcatgtataattcaTCCAAGATGCCTTTAGCAGGCAAccttaaaaagagaaaaagccACAATGGAAAGAGTGAGAAATCCTTACTGTAACCAATTCCACAGGATATTTTTGGGTCCTGTATGACTTTCCATTACCATTCAGCATATGCTTTGGACCACTTTTCGCTTTTACATGCAGATTATGGAACGTTGTGTGCCAACACCTCTCTTCTCTTTGCACATCCTCATGATTGTCAAACCACCATCTTTCTGCAATCTCCCGTTCACCTTCAAGAGCAAATAACCAATTTTTGAACTCTACGGACACGTCTACATCATCTGGCTTTCCCAAGTGCAAGACCCCACTTTCTCTCCCATCTCCTGGACTTCCATCTGGAAGAAAATGGAATATATACATCCATTTGTGTAACAATGAATAAACTCAGCACTGATAATAAATTGACAAGGGAAAAAAGAAGAGGATAAAACGACTTTGTGTGTGTACCTAAACAGACAAAATTACCAAAATCATGTTCACGTACCCTCTTTCACATCAACAATGAGATGCAACGGTTTGAAAAGTTTTGACAGTGGTCCAGCTTGTAATTTTTCTAACTCCTTAGAGAGCCCCTTTCCTGGACCACCATCAGGGCCAAGTATTCCAAAGCGATGCAGCAGGGATTCAGCATAGTTCATTCCCCCACCTAGGCGTATGCCAGAGATACACGCCGACACATTCAGACTATGACACTCTGCATCTCGTTCATTTAAAGGAATTACGTGTACCATGCTTACGTCCAGAAATGGATTTACAAAAGCTTTTCCATTTGATTGATGTTTTATTTGGTTATGTATCCAAAATACAGGTCTTAGCTGAGGGTACCCATTTCCACTAGTTGAAAGACCATTTTCAACAGAAGTTAAAACTGAGCCATTCTCATGTGCCAAGTTTCCCTCAGTGTCTACACAGTCCACCTCAACACTATCCCAATGTATAGTGGATGAAACAGCAACTGCACCACCGAGAGTTCTGTGAGTAACTTTTATAAAGAGATCATCCCCAATAAACTGAACCAGAGGCATTCCTTCAATATTCACGGAAGATGATTCCAGAAATTTAATCTGAAGATTTTTTACTGCCAAGCTTACCGCTGTATCATTGGGAACCTTGTCAATCAGCTTTAAGTCAATAGAATGATCCTTATTTCTTTTTCCAGTATTTTTTCCAACGAGAACAATCTTTTCACTAACTCTGCCAAAGTACGAATAAAgatccaaaacaaaaaataactgTTCAACAGAAGTGTTGGAGAGATAGTTTTGACAAGCTACCCCCACCCTGACAATACCACCGGGGGGTGGAACATTTGTTAATGGGCTCCCATCAGCAGTTACCATAGCTACTTCAACACAAGCATCTTTCAGCTCAACACATCTCCACATGCCTGAATTCCCATCAAGAGAACTCTGAAGGCCAGCAGACTTGGTGCATTTTTCTAGTGACAAACTGATGTGCGATGCTCTAGCACTCCATTTCTTCTGGCTGGCATCAATTGGTTGATCTTCCCAAAGACAAAAACAAGCAGGATCCTTCTCCAGATTCAGTAACCTTAGTTTTAGTGATGGTGACTCCGAAAATAACAAGTTCTCGATATGAAGCCTTGCTCCAGAAAAGGTACTCTGGTAGATACTGTCCTTGTTGTTAGCACGGTCACACAATTTATCTCTGTCCAAAGGAACAGTCACATCTAATTCCTTCAGGGTGAAAGTCAACGAATTGACTGAGAAATCTGGTAAAACAGCACCAGGATTGACTACAATTCCATCAGCCAGGAAGGAAGCGATCCTCAAACAGGATCCTTCTTGGAGATCAAtctagaatttaaaccaaaaaacaaacgggaaaaaaaaaattgagaaatgatACTTGAAGATTCACTAAGAAAAACATATAAAAGATGGAACAAATAAAAGATGTCAACACATACCATTAGGGGTTGACAATTAATTACTGTTTGTGAAGCAAAAGATGGAGGGATTGGGGATGGCTTGATCTGAAGAGAGTGAAGGCACAAAAAAGGGACACCTTTAATTAGCTGCCACTCCTGATCTCCCAAAGGATATATGGGAGGGCAAAAGTTCTTACCTGTCcaaacaataatacaaaactgATAAGAGAATAATTTCAAACTACAGATACCCAACACCCAGCACACGGCCactggtttaaattctagtggacataaataaatttaataccAAAGTCAGGAACATGGAGAGGTTTTTCAGAAACTGCATGCATTGATGGTTGAACCAAAGTGCAGGGAGGTCGTGAAAAGGTATCCCTACATTCCAGCCACCGACATAAATTATAACTTAGCCATAGGACTGAACATATATCAAATTGAAAGGGGAAGCCATTTCTCAAATTTAAACGTTTCCCACATAGAGCTAATGTACAACCAGAGTGCAGGGAGGTCGTGAAAAGGCATTCCTCCATTCCAGCCACCGACATAAATTATAGCTTAGCCATAGGACTGAACATATATCAAATTGAAAGGGGAAGCCATTTCTCAAATTTAAACATTTCCCACATAGAGCTAATGTACAAAATCATACTTTTCTGTTAAACTACATCCATAATTCATTGTGGCTTCAACAAAAGTAGAAATGCAACAGGACTAGTCACAAAATCACTTCAGATACAATGCAGGTATGAACAAACAATTCCTACAGTTAACATATAATCCTTGTTAATTGTTAAGAGATATGTGAACTCCTACCTAAAAGATCAGGAAAAGAAATGCACAAAGCAGAAACAACACCCAAAAGCTATACTTAGTAGTTAGTAGAACCTAGTCAAAGCCCAACTAAGCTCCAGGAAAATGATGGGAAAACATACTACCACCAAATCTCTTGCaacatctctactaattaataaaaccctctttgtcaaccaaaagagggtgaacagacaaattagtcttctatcacacaaaaaaaatgatgggcaataatgtaatttcataggtccaaattttactgttttttattgaagcctcacctacaggtgatgttaaaataccaaCTAGCGCCTTCATGGCTTCGACCACCCCCACGAGTCTCAAGTAGAAGATTAACTGTGAGAATCTCCAAAGTCATTCCATCTGCAATCTGATCATTTTAAAAAAGATCGATAACGTAACTTCCAGAATAAATGTTCAAATCTCTATGCATGCTCAAAAAACCCAAAGAAGACACTCATCAGTAAGGAAGCTTGCAAGAAAACTTTACAGGCCTGGATTTTCAACTGATTTGAGCTACTAATGATACCATTGAAAAAGTCAGTATGAGTTGACCTTTTTTttagaagaaacaaaatttattgAACAATTAAAATTGTGCAACAATACAACAGCAGAGGACCAGAAATTCCACTTCACAGAACAAAACAAGAATAGAAAATAGACGAAATGTTGGAATGAAAAGTGAATTACAAAAAGCATGAGAGCAAGGGAGGAATTGAATGAATGAAAGGTCGGAACCTAACAAAACACATATAATCTCAGTTGCCATACTTCGGTGATAATTAGCCAGATACACCAAAAAAGACTGGAGCTTTATTTGACAAATTTCATCTTGTTAACAAGCTATAATCGCCATTCAGCAACAAACATGAAATGTGTCAAGAATTCAATGCCATTTGGCAACAATCTCTCCTTTTACAAGTGATggctaattatttttattcttcctgagttttgaagtttcatcaGTCTTAAAGAATGACAAGATTATTTACATTCTGTATAGAGAACACATAACTGCACTGACTGAACCTCACCTTATCAGCAAATCCATAACCGCTGCCCATTGCTGAGCTAGAGGATGATGGGGAACTGCACACAAGAATTTATTTGCTCAGTAAAACCATGACTGCACTATAAAACTTGTTTCAATCTTGAAATGTATAATCAAGCACCTCCTTGGACTCCTCTCATCCAAATCTGACTTCTCCTCCAGAACCAAATCAAGCCTATCAATTTGCACGACAATCGGCTCTATTTGCACATTACTGACAGATGGGAGCTATCAACCCACACAAAGAAGAGTCATTTACTTAACTCATATCCGAAAATGAATTGAGAAATAATGCATATAAAGGAAACCATCTGGAATATACATCTACCCTAAGCTCTCACCAGAGCATCACATCTTGTACAACGATATACTCAACTAAATTCGAGAGTTTTGTAACAATTAAGAGAGTATACACAAAAAGCCAACACATTTTAACTTCTCATTTCCTTTTCCAATCCATTAACTTCCGATTTCCAATTCTCAGCCAGACACTATATCAATTGAAACCAATTGAATTATACCGAATACACAACAATCAGAATTAACAGTCACCAACCACTATCTCCAACTTTCCAACTTTGGCCGTGGCTACGTTCAGTGCCGGCGGCAATCCCATGCTCGAATGCAAAGCATCGCCATTGATATCTGTCAAATTCAAAAACAAATCAATGAAACCCTACTACAACGAATTGAGCAAACAAATCCctgaaatttacctaaattaGAAAGCTGGACCGTCCGTCCCTGCAACTTGAACTGGTCTCTGGAGAAAGATTTCAACCAATATTTGAGAGTGTACTCCAGCGCCCGAGCCAATATCGACTCCATACCTGAAGCAAACTTGCAGAACTTCTACAACGCCCTCGAGAATTCAAACAAATCGTCAATGGAAGCTTTCCGCCGCAACTCCGCGGATCTGCGCCGATGCGAAATGTGGAAAACCGTAATCGGGTTTGGATCGGGGGTTCTGGCTGGCGGGTGGAGCATGCATTTGGCGattgtattcttcttcactaatgagaaaatgagaaatgaaatgTTAAGTTCGAATGTGCCAAATTTAATTCTAAATTAGGCTACATTATTACTATGACTTAGCTAAACTCTTCATTCGTAAAAatattgttgtataaaaaataaaaacatatatatatataattaatctaACAGACctaattaatttgtttatgGAATTACGAGTAGAAGGGAAACACAGGTATCGTATGAAAACGTCAAATAACATTGAAGATTTACGCTTACTACATATTTGTACATCATTTatatcatctctctaataaaaGTAAGATCCAGTAACACATATGGATTCTATCTCTATTAAAAAGTGTACAAATATGTTGTAGAGTAGAAATTTTGGTATAAGTAAATAAACTATATCTATCACTTAAAAGCCAAAATGTTGACATTAAtaatcaaacaattcaacaacttataattttttaaaacagtTTTGGTAGATCCGATCCTGAAGAATGATCTAGAATTGTTGCTAATGACTCGTACGATGTTTGGTGGGTTTATTAGATGTATTGGATTGTTTATGCTAAAGATAGTTAACCAAAATGAATTGTAGTTTGATAggatttctttttaattgttgATGCAGTCATAATCTAGTTATCCACCCATTAAGAGAGTTGACCAAAGAGATCAAATTCTTATTTCTATGGCAAGAAAAGCTCATCACgattaatataaataaagatACAAGATTAGGGATAAAGACATTCTCATACACATGAgcaattttctatttttatcgTCCCCTCtctcacacttttaaaattagtttcacaacacgttatcaacacaaAATGTCTCTGCGAGAAAGATAGGATCCCAAAGGAAACTAAACCACCCAGTATGAAATTGAAGTGCAGAGGATTCTAGATTTTCACAGTGTTGTCTAAAGCATGCCAGAGGCTTTCATTGATCTCGATCACATATATCAGCTGCAAACGTGTATGCAAGGATAGACGTGCCTAACAGAGGTCAAGTTAACGTGGAGCAAGGATGTGTATGTTGGTTATTTAGTTTGAGAAGAGATACTCTCTGAATCTCTTCCACCAAAGCCACTGGATCAAGTGATTTGAGCCTTTCAAATTTTATTCAACGGTCCACCTATTTTGACCccttaaaaactataataatttttggtcgttggatgaaaattgaaaagcttgaatcacttgatccggtggccttggtggaagagatcagGAGATGATCTCTTCTCATTTAGTTTATTTTATCAAAGATTCAAAACTATATTTATTatcatttaaaataataaatataaagaGTCATGTCTAATGGAGATAATCATGTCTTTTACAAAAGGGTAATGCTATAGAAgctaaatttttaaactaaattttgtgaaccaaatgatgtgattgttgatggtcggattattatttaagtgttgattaacgtgtttatttcttattagtaAAACGtgatttagtttgcaaatttggtttaaaattttggtctacCTAAAAGGCTAGAATCACCATTTACAAAAGGGTGTAGAGAGTTTTATAAATAGGAAACTCCTCAAACATAAAATAGATGttcaattattttctttctctccctACTATAGTACTCATCTATATTCCTTATTATTTTCCTACTCATCTTTATCATTAATAAGCAATTCATCACTAATTGGCACCTCGTTTAATGTAATCGTGCGTATGGATCAGACACTCTATGAGATTCAAAGGTTGTATCGTGAAGTTGTATATAGCCATTATAATCTACACGTAGGGAGGCATCTACATCTTTAGAACAATGACAACACATCTCTCTTGATACCACAAGTTAAACTATCTCTTGATACCACACGGGCAGTTAGCCAATCACATGGTCATGTTGGGCAGTAGGTACATTGGCGGTTAGCCACTCACATGCCCCACCTTGAAGCGTGGGAGACCCGTTAGTTCGAAGGATTGTATCCCCAGAAGAGGAAGCAAACAACACATACTAGTCAAACTAGTTTGGATCCTATCAATGTCTTATTTGATCCATCGCATGAAATTCTTCTAAATTATGGTAGAGTATTGGAAGAGAAACAATCTTATTCCGAGAATTGAGAGATTTCATCCACTATACTAGCTTGGATGTGGTTTGGAACTAGAATGAGGTTATCATCGATGATGCATTTGCATTTGCACATTGCAGTagatattaaaattttgattagcGATGAAGTCAAATTCATTCCGTTGACGAATGTCATGTAGAACTGATTAGCCAAAATGGAAGGAAGAAATTCAAGTTGAATTTGATTCCTTAGCAAAGGGTTAAGTGTTTTGACTTGTAGTTCCAACTCTATCTAGTGTGAAGcttgttggctacaagtgggtgtTCGTAAGAAAGCGTAATGAGAATAATGAAATAGTGCGTTACAAAGCACGCCTTGTAGCATAAGGTTTCTCTCAACGCCCTGAAATTGACTATGAGGAGACTTATTCCCCCAAAATGGACGTCACAATTCTGCTACCTTGTCGATCTGATAGTTTTCAAAAGACTGAATAGTAGCTCATGGACATGGTCAAAACTTATCTATATGAGGACCTAGATACAaatatttatatgaaagttcgtAAAGGACTTGTATTGACTGGATAAAATAGTTCTTGACCACGAACACTATCTATTAGATTGAGACATTCACTTTACGTATTGAAGCAATGTCAATTTCATTTAATATAGAGGTGATACCTATAACGATTTAGTATCTTTAGTATTACCCATCATAATGAAAATGTGAGTTTTCGTATACAGTTGTAGCATACATTATGATTTAAGAGTTTTAGACGTGTTAAAGAAGAAGTATGAAGGGAATGCTTCTATATTAAATGTAGAAATAAATATAGCTAGAATTTAGATTTTGTATATATTTAGCGACAAATCTACTTAGGGAGAGCAGTTGGTACGGGATACTTTAGaggttgagaacaaaagctTGTAAATGTCCTGCATCTCTAGGGACTCTTCAAATGTCTCGTACGGTCCATATGGAACCTTTTTGTGTCCACTAAGTGTTCTATGAAAAAGTTATTCAACATATCTCGATAGCACTTGGTAGGATGACATGCACACTAAATGCTTGACGAAATACCCAACTaaaatctttataaaaaaataatgcactatttttgtataaaaacaaatatttaattttacgATAGAATCCCAAAAATTAGAATTCTAAACCAGGCACTATTTTTATTGAACCCATCACAATATGTGAAATTGAATATATGCCTTGTTTGCGCAGCAGATGGAGAGGAAGAGAGCCCAAATTCTCTCGGTTGCCAAGAATGAGTTGGTTCTTTGCTTACTACGTTGCTTCGCAAGCTACTTTACGTAACTCGATGATGGATAATCTCCGCAATTTTGCTTGACAACAATGCCAAGTGAACTGGTATTTGCTGGGCTAATTACTAATTTGCCCCATATTCTTTCGGTCACACGTATTATATTTGTGTTTAGTTCGATACCTAGTCAGTAACTGATTTATTGACATTGTACGCTCTAATCTAGTTGCCAGTCCCTCCCGTTAGATGTAAAATATCATtgtatacaaaataaataagggACAAGGCCAATTTTTAAAGCAAATTGTATATAACTCtctatgtacatatacatgttAATTTTCCAAGGTAAAACAGTTAGAACAATTTCATTAGTAATCATCTTATCATTCCTATTTTTGACGGGAGAAAAGAACTTATATAAAACGAGTTCACCGTTACATTTCATCTTTTGTCCAATAATTCATTGTCATGTGTACGTTTCTTTCACATGAATATATTATTGAATCAAGATGTTATGTGACGGTGAACTCATTCTATATCAGTTGCTCTCTTGATGAGGACCCGACAATTTTATTTAGGTTAGCATTTGAGATAGACAAGTGCTTGGTAAAGATTCCCAAATCTGTAAACCAATGCTTACTCAACATTTATATCTTACATGTGTGAGTATATGTTGCCAATTAATCTCTTTCCTGTGTCCCACTTGCCACTCAACAAGCTGTCCATAATCTCATGAACCTTTTTCTAATTATGCTTTCGGCTTTGTTCTTCTATTCTCCCCTAATGACGTCCAACTAAATGACCATGATTATTACCTTTTGATATAGATGGGTCGGGCTCCCTCAGTTTGGTCGTGAAGTGACCGAGACGGTCCTATTCATCAGAGTTTTCAGGTTAAATCCCGAGCTTGGAGAATTCAGCCTTCACGTTCGAGAGATCAGAAACTTAAAGCAAGTTCTACTTGATTATGGTCACAGACATGATGAAATTTTTCATAACCTCTTTGAACTCGAAAGTGATAGATTACTGTAATTTGCTACTAGTTATgtccctttaaaaaaaaaaaaaaaaaaaaccaagtgtTCTCGGATTGAATTCTGACCATCTCCGCGGCCTTGGGGTCCGAGGTTTATCAGAGCTGAATCCTTGACGCCATGTTTTGAATGACAAACCTAATACTCATGTACAATCATTGACCAGTGCGTAACTTAACGAAAATCACACTTTTCATATTAAATATAGGAatatgctatccacacattttattttacttctcacacaaccttgataatttatgtctgttgatcttcttcaattcatctgatccgacgatcgaaaattaaaaaaatatgtaaaaagtaaaatgagatatataaattttacaatcctaaatatattaaatatgtcgtgtataaaaataaataactcaGGTACTcgttaataattaattttgatgCCAATCAAACGTCACCGTTACCATGTTTTATAAATTTTGCACTCTCTGACAAAATCCTTATCTGGAAGTTAACCGAAATGAATACAGCATCAGCAAAACTGCCTTGCTGTGTGTATTGATATGCTAAATTTAGTTTACTCCGCTCCGTTATTTATTGCAGATGACGTCATCATCTTGTCTTTGAGTCACTAGTCTCTAGGGATGGCAACGGTTCGGGTTGGGGACGGAAAAGCAATATCCATCCCCATAACCACAAAAATTagccatacccataaccgtaaaaTAACCAATCGGggattatccataaccatatccATCGGGTAACAGATTTTCAATCGGTTATCGGTTATATCCATTTAATCATACACGAACGAAAATCTAAACACAGAGTCATAGATCAACGAACTGAaaaccaaccaaaaaaaaaaaaactgaccttaaaacaaagaacaataCACAGAACAGAGAGATGCTGCAtcaacaaaatgaaagaaaatgacaGAGAATGAAACAAATAAAGGAACCCCCAAAACCTGACCAAACAGTGCAACAAAATCCAGATATAATTCACAGCAAAAaggctgaaatgatgaaaatataTGCTAACAGTAAAGAATCCAGCCACTCATCCGACATCCAATTACAACAAACATAACAATATATTGACGACAAAAGAACGAGATATATGCAATTTGCTTCTAGTTCCGCCAAGGCTGCCATCATCATTATTTCATGATGCTCCTGCAGCTCCTCCTTCACACCCATCAATGGAGCATGAATCCTACATTATTAAGAAAATGACGAAATAGTTAATATGAATCGTTGTACATATATAATCTACAAAGAAgatatttatatacatataatataattgccAATACTTACCTCATCCATATCCATTTCTTCAAAATAAGTGCAGCAACCAACGTGTGCATTAGAACAAGAAGCTAGTTGTGAAacatgaaattgaagacttaaatTAGTTCTAAAAACTGAAtgcatactaattaattaagtttGAAAAATAAGTTCGAAATTAAGATTAAAGAACATGCACAGCATCACAAATATAAgatgaaaataaattaatactttGGAGTACCTTGAATTTCTTTCCACAACCAATTTTGGGCGCACATTAAGGCTTCCAATGTCTTTGGATGAAGTCTACTACGGTGTGGACTTACAAATCTCCCACTAGTACTGAAAGCTGATTCGGAAGCAACTGTAGATATAGGAATAGCTAATATATCTCTTGCCAAAGCACTTAAGATAGGATATTTAGTCCCATTTGATTTCCACCAGCccaaaatatcaaaatcagATGTTCTAGGCAAAACAGCCTCATCCAAATAGTGATCTAATTCTGACTTTTCATTATCAGTACTTACAGTACTAGAAACAAACAAGTCAAAGTTATCCATTAAAGGATTCATCTCTTCAAAGTCAGATTGATTCAAATGAGATGAAGTGAATGATGGCTGATGACCCATGTTAGAACTATGATTAGATCCACACTCTTTTATCAAATCATAACAATatttgcgaatcttatcaattTCATTCGAAGCATATTGCCCATACATAAGCGGAAAGAAATACTCAATTAGCCTCATCTTGAATCTTGGATCCAATACAGTAGCTACAACCATTATTCCATGAATCACACTCCAATATTTATCAAATTTCTCAATCATACTTCTtgccatattttttatttcatcgCGTCTAGAGGTAAGCCA encodes the following:
- the LOC126615915 gene encoding uncharacterized protein LOC126615915 → MESILARALEYTLKYWLKSFSRDQFKLQGRTVQLSNLDINGDALHSSMGLPPALNVATAKVGKLEIVLPSVSNVQIEPIVVQIDRLDLVLEEKSDLDERSPRSSPSSSSSAMGSGYGFADKIADGMTLEILTVNLLLETRGGGRSHEGASWYFNITCRDTFSRPPCTLVQPSMHAVSEKPLHVPDFGKNFCPPIYPLGDQEWQLIKGVPFLCLHSLQIKPSPIPPSFASQTVINCQPLMIDLQEGSCLRIASFLADGIVVNPGAVLPDFSVNSLTFTLKELDVTVPLDRDKLCDRANNKDSIYQSTFSGARLHIENLLFSESPSLKLRLLNLEKDPACFCLWEDQPIDASQKKWSARASHISLSLEKCTKSAGLQSSLDGNSGMWRCVELKDACVEVAMVTADGSPLTNVPPPGGIVRVGVACQNYLSNTSVEQLFFVLDLYSYFGRVSEKIVLVGKNTGKRNKDHSIDLKLIDKVPNDTAVSLAVKNLQIKFLESSSVNIEGMPLVQFIGDDLFIKVTHRTLGGAVAVSSTIHWDSVEVDCVDTEGNLAHENGSVLTSVENGLSTSGNGYPQLRPVFWIHNQIKHQSNGKAFVNPFLDVSMVHVIPLNERDAECHSLNVSACISGIRLGGGMNYAESLLHRFGILGPDGGPGKGLSKELEKLQAGPLSKLFKPLHLIVDVKEDGSPGDGRESGVLHLGKPDDVDVSVEFKNWLFALEGEREIAERWWFDNHEDVQREERCWHTTFHNLHVKAKSGPKHMLNGNGKSYRTQKYPVELVTVGVEGLQILKPHSQKSNNVAVLPANGIKETAETSAGIDLEFRMVIPEDPVDHKMVEWAVENVKFSVKQPIEAVVTKDELQHLTFLCKSEVESMGRMTAGILRLLKLEESIGEAAMEQLSNLGTEGIDKLLSPAKLSRGGSFSSTGLSQSNLIIETPSTTATLESTVASLEEAFTDSQSKCTALIADLGSSEPSAQHLVTVKELNQKLQSMQSLLTQLRSHI